From Pseudodesulfovibrio sp. S3, one genomic window encodes:
- a CDS encoding sugar ABC transporter permease, with the protein MDSQEQESRLSSFERLCSTLEIDTRMLAMIGALLVIWITLNIMTDGIFFTARNMYNLAVQTSVVGIMATGMVLVIVARHIDLSVGSVMGFTGMVIAFLQVHIFTLGAAWNWPLTVVCGLLLGALIGLWQGWWIAFRGVPAFVVTLGGLLVFRGAAYLVTDGRTVAPMDKTYQLLGGGIDGSIGATGSWIFGAICILALLFAAHQGRIRRKRYGCKPKALWAELLILGVSIGLICGFVMIMNSYYKPRTEIPRGIPIPVLILIGVVVIMTLLAKLTKFGRYVFAIGGNPEAAELSGINVPRVTMYIFGVMGVLCGVAAVITTARLNAGANSMGMMAELNVIAAAVIGGTSLAGGLGSIAGAILGALIMQSLESGMVLLGVSSAMRQVVIGLVLIMAVWFDVVYNKNRR; encoded by the coding sequence ATGGATTCCCAAGAACAAGAGAGCAGGCTTTCATCCTTCGAACGCCTGTGCAGTACCCTCGAGATCGACACCCGAATGCTGGCCATGATCGGTGCACTGCTCGTCATCTGGATCACGCTCAACATCATGACCGACGGCATCTTCTTCACGGCCCGGAACATGTACAACCTGGCAGTGCAGACCAGCGTGGTCGGGATCATGGCCACCGGCATGGTGCTCGTCATCGTGGCCCGGCACATCGACCTCTCCGTGGGGTCGGTCATGGGCTTCACCGGCATGGTCATCGCTTTTTTGCAGGTCCACATATTCACTCTGGGCGCCGCCTGGAACTGGCCCCTGACCGTTGTCTGCGGCCTGTTGCTGGGCGCCCTGATCGGCCTGTGGCAGGGATGGTGGATCGCCTTCCGCGGCGTTCCCGCCTTTGTCGTCACCCTGGGCGGACTGTTGGTCTTTCGCGGCGCGGCCTACCTGGTCACCGACGGCCGAACCGTAGCCCCCATGGACAAGACCTACCAGTTGCTCGGCGGCGGCATCGACGGCTCCATCGGGGCCACCGGAAGCTGGATATTCGGTGCCATCTGCATCCTGGCCCTGCTCTTTGCGGCCCACCAGGGGCGCATTCGGCGCAAACGCTATGGCTGCAAGCCCAAGGCGCTTTGGGCGGAACTGCTTATCCTGGGCGTCTCCATCGGACTTATCTGCGGCTTTGTCATGATCATGAACTCCTACTACAAACCGCGTACGGAAATCCCGCGCGGCATCCCCATCCCGGTGCTTATTCTCATCGGCGTGGTGGTCATCATGACCCTGCTGGCCAAGCTCACCAAATTCGGCCGCTACGTCTTCGCCATCGGCGGCAATCCCGAAGCGGCCGAGCTGTCCGGCATCAACGTGCCGCGCGTGACCATGTACATCTTCGGCGTCATGGGCGTCCTCTGCGGCGTGGCCGCGGTCATCACCACGGCCCGCCTCAATGCAGGAGCCAACTCCATGGGCATGATGGCAGAGCTCAATGTCATCGCTGCTGCGGTGATAGGCGGCACGTCCCTGGCCGGAGGACTCGGTTCCATTGCCGGGGCCATCCTCGGCGCACTGATCATGCAGTCGCTGGAATCCGGCATGGTTCTGCTCGGCGTATCCAGCGCCATGCGTCAGGTGGTCATCGGCCTGGTCCTGATCATGGCCGTCTGGTTCGACGTGGTCTACAACAAGAACAGAAGATAG
- the xylF gene encoding D-xylose ABC transporter substrate-binding protein: MLKKLTLLAVAAVVIMAFGTSAVAKDLIVGVSWSNFQEERWKTDEAAIKGQLEKMGAKYIMADAQASAEKQIADVENLIARGANALIVLAWDADAVLPAIAKAEAEGLPVVGYDRLIEKKGVFYLTFDNKEVGRMQARAVYAVKPEGNYVFIKGAPTDPNAEFLYEGQLEVLDEAIKAGKIKNVAAQGTEGWKPEVAQRNMEQILTAMDNKVDAVVASNDGTAGGVVAALTAQGMEGITPVSGQDGDHAALNRVARGIQTVSVWKDARVLGEAAARIAVELAQGKTPKATIKWSGGAKGVEMDAILLPPIPVTKDNLSLVIDAGWITKDVLCQGVEGQCP, encoded by the coding sequence ATGTTGAAGAAACTCACATTGCTGGCTGTTGCTGCCGTCGTGATCATGGCCTTTGGCACCAGTGCCGTGGCCAAGGACCTGATTGTCGGCGTTTCCTGGTCGAATTTCCAGGAAGAGCGTTGGAAAACCGATGAAGCGGCCATCAAGGGCCAACTCGAAAAAATGGGCGCCAAATACATCATGGCCGATGCCCAGGCCTCCGCCGAAAAGCAGATCGCCGACGTCGAGAACCTGATCGCCCGGGGAGCCAACGCCCTGATCGTGCTGGCCTGGGATGCCGATGCCGTCCTGCCCGCCATCGCCAAGGCCGAGGCCGAGGGGCTGCCTGTGGTCGGCTACGACCGCCTCATCGAAAAGAAAGGCGTTTTCTATCTGACTTTCGACAACAAGGAAGTTGGCCGCATGCAGGCCCGCGCCGTCTATGCCGTCAAGCCCGAAGGCAACTACGTCTTCATCAAGGGCGCACCCACCGATCCCAATGCCGAATTCCTGTACGAAGGCCAGTTGGAAGTCCTGGACGAGGCCATCAAGGCCGGAAAGATCAAGAACGTGGCCGCCCAGGGAACCGAGGGCTGGAAGCCTGAAGTCGCCCAGCGAAACATGGAACAAATCCTGACCGCCATGGACAACAAGGTCGACGCAGTCGTCGCTTCCAACGACGGCACCGCAGGCGGCGTTGTGGCCGCCCTGACCGCCCAGGGCATGGAAGGCATCACCCCGGTTTCCGGCCAGGACGGCGACCATGCCGCCCTGAATCGCGTTGCCCGCGGCATCCAGACCGTCTCCGTATGGAAGGACGCTCGCGTGCTGGGTGAGGCTGCTGCCAGAATAGCTGTGGAACTGGCCCAAGGCAAAACCCCGAAAGCCACCATCAAGTGGTCGGGTGGAGCCAAGGGCGTTGAAATGGACGCCATCCTGCTTCCCCCTATTCCCGTCACCAAGGACAATCTGAGCCTGGTCATCGATGCAGGTTGGATCACCAAGGACGTCCTGTGCCAGGGCGTCGAGGGCCAGTGCCCATAA
- a CDS encoding ROK family transcriptional regulator, protein MKAANQDFTRAVNQFNILNSIREAGRISRVEIAERTGQSRASVTNITAAMISQGLIREEDCGCKPKRGRRRIMLTLNPEAAHVVGVKISAFQVSFAVVDFVGDVKSSLTMPIRVSERSEATVADFIEDGVRHCVEDARLRMEDIAGCGLGISGFVDSATGTCMWTPLKKGQSNIRAMVSARLNMDVYIENDANSVTVASQWFGLGKGIDNFLVVTMEHGVGMGIVVDGKLYRGSSGIGAEFGHVVLVPDGEPCRCGKFGCVEAYACDGSILRRAKEQLSRRRGSIPNLETLIIEDVTSMAKAGDTGLQKLFREAGTILGQGIAGLIQIFNPERVIVTGEGVRAGDLVYTPMRRAMKKFLNKELLEATEIVIQAWGDNDWARGAAGFVLSELYKSPLDKIHRSR, encoded by the coding sequence ATGAAGGCTGCCAACCAAGATTTTACCCGTGCCGTAAATCAGTTCAATATTCTGAACAGCATACGCGAGGCCGGGCGTATCTCCAGAGTGGAGATAGCCGAGAGAACCGGGCAAAGCCGGGCCTCGGTGACCAACATTACTGCAGCCATGATAAGCCAGGGGCTCATCCGCGAAGAGGACTGCGGGTGCAAACCCAAGCGCGGGCGACGGCGTATCATGCTCACCCTCAATCCCGAGGCCGCCCATGTGGTGGGCGTCAAGATTTCCGCTTTCCAGGTCAGTTTTGCGGTGGTGGATTTCGTGGGGGACGTGAAGTCGTCTCTCACCATGCCCATCAGGGTCAGCGAGCGGTCGGAGGCGACCGTGGCCGACTTTATCGAGGACGGGGTTCGGCATTGCGTTGAGGATGCCCGGTTGCGCATGGAGGACATTGCCGGTTGCGGCCTGGGCATATCCGGTTTCGTGGATTCGGCCACCGGTACCTGCATGTGGACGCCGCTGAAGAAGGGACAAAGTAACATCCGCGCCATGGTTTCCGCCCGCCTGAACATGGACGTTTACATCGAGAACGATGCCAATTCCGTGACCGTGGCCTCCCAGTGGTTCGGGCTGGGCAAGGGGATCGACAATTTTCTGGTGGTCACCATGGAGCACGGTGTGGGCATGGGCATCGTGGTGGACGGCAAGCTTTACCGGGGATCGTCCGGCATCGGTGCGGAATTCGGTCATGTGGTTCTGGTGCCTGATGGAGAGCCGTGCCGGTGCGGCAAGTTCGGCTGCGTGGAGGCCTATGCCTGCGACGGTTCCATTCTTCGCAGGGCAAAGGAACAGCTGTCCAGGAGGCGAGGTTCCATTCCGAATCTGGAGACTCTGATCATAGAGGATGTTACGTCTATGGCCAAGGCCGGGGATACCGGTTTGCAGAAGCTTTTTCGCGAGGCCGGGACCATCTTGGGCCAAGGCATTGCCGGACTCATTCAGATTTTCAATCCCGAGCGGGTTATTGTCACCGGCGAAGGTGTCAGGGCTGGAGACCTTGTCTACACGCCCATGCGCAGGGCCATGAAGAAGTTTCTCAACAAGGAATTGCTCGAGGCTACCGAGATCGTCATTCAGGCATGGGGTGACAACGACTGGGCGCGTGGGGCTGCCGGGTTCGTCCTGAGTGAACTCTATAAGTCGCCGCTGGACAAGATACATCGGTCAAGATGA
- the xylA gene encoding xylose isomerase, which yields MNNFFPEVRKIEFEGRDSTNPLAFKYYDAGQVVGCKTMAEHLRFAVCYWHTFKSQGSDPFGSGTFERSWNAGTPMEVAEKTLEANFEFITKLGVPFWCFHDRDIAPEGASFRESIDNLETIVAKAKVYQQEAGVRLLWGTANMFSHPRYMHGAASNPDPHVVACCAMQVRRALDATRELGGQNYVFWGGREGYETLLNTDMKRERAQIAAFFHMAVEYAKKIGFTGQFLIEPKPHEPTKHQYDFDSATVLSFLREFDLLDHFKINVEANHATLARHSFAHDLAVAAEAGKLGSVDANMGDPLLGWDTDQFPTDINDTTRAMLVILENGGLGSGGLNFDAKVRRASIDTADLFHAHIGGMDTFARALLTAQAIMDDGRISEFKAQRYAGWDTGFGKSMLEGNETLESMEAKALELGEPKRVSGRQEMLENILINAI from the coding sequence ATGAATAACTTTTTCCCCGAAGTGCGGAAAATCGAGTTCGAGGGCAGGGATTCCACCAACCCTCTGGCCTTCAAGTACTACGACGCCGGACAGGTGGTAGGCTGCAAGACCATGGCCGAACATCTTCGGTTCGCGGTCTGCTACTGGCATACCTTCAAGTCCCAGGGCAGCGACCCGTTCGGTTCCGGCACCTTTGAACGCAGCTGGAATGCCGGAACTCCCATGGAGGTGGCGGAGAAGACCCTGGAAGCCAATTTCGAGTTCATCACCAAGCTCGGCGTACCGTTTTGGTGCTTTCACGACCGGGACATTGCGCCCGAGGGCGCTTCCTTCCGGGAATCCATAGACAACCTGGAGACCATCGTGGCCAAGGCCAAGGTTTATCAGCAGGAAGCCGGCGTCAGGCTGCTCTGGGGTACGGCCAATATGTTCAGCCATCCCCGATACATGCATGGGGCGGCTTCCAACCCGGATCCGCACGTGGTCGCCTGTTGCGCCATGCAGGTGCGCCGCGCTCTGGACGCCACCAGGGAACTGGGCGGCCAGAACTATGTCTTCTGGGGCGGCCGTGAAGGTTACGAGACTTTGCTCAACACGGACATGAAACGTGAGCGTGCCCAGATCGCGGCCTTCTTCCACATGGCCGTGGAGTATGCCAAAAAAATTGGCTTTACCGGCCAGTTCCTCATCGAACCCAAGCCCCACGAGCCGACCAAACATCAGTATGACTTCGATTCTGCCACGGTCCTGTCCTTCCTGCGCGAATTCGACCTGCTCGACCATTTCAAGATCAACGTCGAGGCCAACCACGCCACCCTGGCTCGTCATTCCTTTGCCCATGACCTGGCCGTGGCCGCGGAAGCGGGCAAGCTCGGTTCGGTGGACGCAAACATGGGTGATCCCCTGCTCGGCTGGGATACGGACCAGTTCCCCACGGACATCAACGACACCACCCGCGCCATGCTCGTGATCCTGGAAAACGGCGGACTCGGTTCAGGTGGATTGAACTTCGACGCCAAGGTGCGCCGTGCTTCCATTGACACGGCGGATCTGTTCCACGCCCATATCGGCGGGATGGACACCTTTGCCCGCGCCCTGCTGACTGCTCAGGCCATCATGGACGACGGCCGTATCAGCGAGTTCAAGGCGCAACGGTATGCCGGTTGGGACACCGGTTTCGGCAAGTCCATGCTGGAAGGTAACGAGACCCTGGAATCCATGGAAGCCAAGGCCCTGGAATTGGGCGAACCCAAGCGTGTTTCCGGTCGTCAGGAGATGCTCGAAAATATTTTGATCAACGCTATCTAG
- the xylB gene encoding xylulokinase codes for MNGLFIGIDSGTQGTKGLVLDAESGGILAEAHAPHSLIEDGTGKREQEPGWWIAACRAVLGQLVSDPRVDPSLVRGIGVSGQQHGFVPLDAAGEVIRPAKLWCDTATTAQCSAVTEAMGGQEAVVDAIGNSVAVGFTASKVVWLKDNEPENYDRLSTVLLPHDYINYWLTGERRTECGDASGTAYFDVAQRRWSMEMLTAMDPSGKLVDCLPELIESDQPAGVVRPEVAAEFGFGTDVLVSSGGGDNMIAAIGTGNVVPGVVTASLGTSGTIYAHADKPVIDPQGELAAFCSSTGGWLPLVCTMNVTVATELTRNLLAMDTAKLNTLAAQADAGAGGVMLLPYFNGERTPALPKATASLHGLNTSNYTPANLCRAAMEGATFGLRYGMGVLQRLGVKPAEIRLVGGGAKSTLWRQMVADVFDCPVVCPVVEEAGALGAAIQAVWCVKRDGGDKVALVDLATRYVVMDAPGGATPSAGAVEKYTGLYGKYLALDSVLRTVNE; via the coding sequence ATGAATGGACTGTTTATTGGGATTGATTCCGGGACGCAGGGGACCAAGGGGTTGGTGTTGGACGCGGAGTCCGGCGGTATTCTGGCCGAGGCCCACGCTCCGCACAGCCTGATTGAAGACGGTACGGGCAAGCGCGAGCAGGAGCCGGGCTGGTGGATAGCCGCCTGTCGGGCCGTCCTGGGCCAGTTGGTGTCCGATCCCAGAGTCGATCCGTCTCTGGTGCGCGGTATCGGTGTATCCGGCCAGCAGCACGGGTTCGTGCCCCTGGACGCCGCCGGGGAGGTCATCCGCCCGGCCAAGCTGTGGTGTGACACGGCCACCACGGCCCAGTGCAGTGCCGTCACTGAAGCCATGGGCGGTCAGGAGGCGGTGGTCGATGCCATAGGCAATTCCGTGGCCGTAGGGTTTACGGCCTCCAAGGTGGTTTGGCTCAAGGACAACGAGCCGGAGAACTATGACCGGCTGTCCACTGTTCTGTTGCCCCATGATTATATAAATTATTGGCTCACGGGTGAGCGCAGGACCGAATGCGGCGATGCTTCCGGCACGGCCTATTTCGATGTGGCCCAGCGGCGTTGGAGCATGGAGATGCTGACCGCCATGGACCCGTCCGGCAAGCTGGTCGATTGTCTGCCCGAGCTGATTGAATCCGACCAGCCCGCAGGCGTGGTTCGACCGGAGGTGGCTGCAGAGTTCGGATTCGGCACGGACGTCCTGGTCTCCAGCGGCGGCGGTGACAACATGATCGCGGCCATCGGCACCGGCAACGTGGTTCCGGGCGTGGTCACGGCCTCGCTCGGCACTTCGGGCACTATCTACGCCCATGCGGACAAGCCGGTCATCGACCCGCAGGGGGAACTGGCCGCGTTTTGTTCAAGCACCGGCGGGTGGTTGCCTCTGGTCTGCACCATGAACGTGACCGTGGCCACCGAGCTGACCAGGAATCTGCTGGCTATGGACACCGCCAAGCTCAATACGTTAGCTGCCCAGGCCGACGCGGGCGCGGGCGGCGTCATGCTGTTGCCCTATTTCAATGGCGAGCGGACTCCGGCCCTGCCGAAGGCAACGGCTTCCTTGCACGGTCTGAATACTTCCAACTACACTCCGGCCAACCTGTGTCGTGCGGCCATGGAAGGGGCGACCTTCGGTTTGCGGTACGGGATGGGCGTCCTGCAGCGTCTCGGCGTGAAGCCTGCGGAAATCCGGCTGGTCGGCGGCGGGGCCAAAAGCACGTTGTGGCGGCAGATGGTGGCTGATGTTTTCGACTGTCCGGTGGTTTGTCCCGTGGTAGAAGAAGCAGGAGCACTCGGCGCGGCCATTCAGGCCGTGTGGTGCGTGAAACGGGATGGCGGCGATAAAGTGGCTCTGGTCGATCTTGCGACGAGGTATGTGGTCATGGATGCTCCCGGTGGAGCGACTCCCTCAGCCGGTGCCGTGGAGAAATATACCGGATTGTATGGAAAGTATCTTGCACTGGACTCAGTCTTGCGAACGGTCAACGAATAG
- a CDS encoding SIMPL domain-containing protein (The SIMPL domain is named for its presence in mouse protein SIMPL (signalling molecule that associates with mouse pelle-like kinase). Bacterial member BP26, from Brucella, was shown to assemble into a channel-like structure, while YggE from E. coli has been associated with resistance to oxidative stress.): protein MEQKYSSHSIITGAILALGIVAGCWVLGNALVGFKAMDRYVSVKGLAEREVPADLAMWPISFSAAADTLPELDEALAQSRAQIMIFLKAQGLGDAEIMNAAPLIQDNQMNMPNQRPAQRYTAQAVLTVRSKDIPTVKKGMSAAGELVSLGVMLVQNWEFRPTFTFTGLNAIKPDMIAEATRNARDAAKQFAEDSGSRVGNIRRASQGYFSLEDRDQYTPEIKQIRVVTNVDYFLED from the coding sequence ATGGAACAGAAATACTCCTCTCACTCAATCATCACAGGGGCCATCCTGGCGCTGGGCATCGTGGCCGGCTGCTGGGTGCTGGGTAACGCCCTGGTCGGATTCAAGGCCATGGACCGGTATGTCTCGGTCAAGGGCCTGGCCGAACGGGAAGTGCCTGCCGACCTGGCCATGTGGCCCATCAGCTTCAGCGCCGCTGCCGACACCCTGCCCGAACTGGATGAGGCCCTGGCCCAATCCCGCGCCCAGATCATGATCTTTCTCAAGGCGCAGGGCCTGGGAGATGCGGAAATAATGAACGCAGCCCCGCTCATCCAGGACAACCAGATGAACATGCCGAACCAACGGCCCGCCCAGCGGTACACCGCCCAGGCCGTGCTCACGGTCCGTTCCAAGGATATCCCCACCGTGAAAAAGGGTATGTCCGCAGCCGGCGAACTCGTGTCCCTCGGTGTCATGCTGGTCCAGAACTGGGAATTCAGGCCGACCTTCACCTTCACCGGCCTCAACGCCATCAAGCCGGACATGATCGCCGAGGCCACCCGCAACGCCCGCGACGCAGCCAAACAGTTCGCCGAGGACTCCGGTTCCCGGGTTGGCAACATCCGCAGGGCCAGCCAAGGCTATTTCAGCCTTGAGGACAGGGACCAGTACACGCCGGAAATCAAACAGATCAGGGTCGTGACCAACGTCGACTATTTCCTGGAAGACTGA
- a CDS encoding TlpA disulfide reductase family protein, with product MKKMMLTLAACLLLATAPAMAADQFPDLVLKGQISPEHRAYLAAPEGEFSVADIRADFLLVEVFSMYCPICQREAPAVNRMFVEATASDKGERIRFIGIGVGNTPFEVEFYRKKYGVEFPIFEDPDYVVHKALGEIGTPAYYLVDLREGQREILFFHEGEIPDKDVFLKTVLDKTGR from the coding sequence ATGAAGAAAATGATGCTGACCTTGGCGGCCTGCCTGTTATTGGCGACCGCACCGGCAATGGCAGCTGATCAATTCCCCGATCTGGTCCTCAAGGGCCAGATCAGTCCGGAACATCGGGCCTATCTGGCCGCGCCCGAGGGCGAGTTCTCCGTGGCGGACATCCGAGCTGACTTCCTGCTCGTCGAGGTCTTCAGCATGTACTGCCCCATCTGTCAGCGGGAAGCGCCCGCAGTGAACCGGATGTTCGTCGAGGCGACCGCGTCCGACAAGGGCGAGCGCATTCGGTTCATCGGCATCGGGGTCGGCAACACGCCCTTTGAGGTGGAGTTCTACCGCAAGAAGTACGGGGTGGAATTTCCGATTTTCGAGGACCCCGATTACGTGGTCCACAAGGCCTTGGGCGAAATCGGCACCCCGGCATATTATTTGGTCGATCTCAGGGAAGGCCAGAGGGAGATTTTGTTTTTCCATGAGGGCGAAATCCCGGACAAGGACGTTTTTTTGAAGACCGTCCTGGACAAGACAGGTCGATAG
- a CDS encoding peroxiredoxin, producing MTCLFAAVAFAEHFTPYHVGKLKPTDSVLKVAVGDPAPDFELPGLDGNKVRLSDYRGKKNVVISFVPAAWTPVCSDQWPGYNLALELFHGNNAELLGISADNTPSQAAWATAMHGLDFPVLSDFWPHGAAAASYGVLRSDGMTERALFIIDTKGIIRFIDVHDINMRPDLGVLIHELEKLGK from the coding sequence ATGACCTGTTTGTTTGCTGCCGTGGCCTTTGCAGAACATTTCACCCCGTATCACGTGGGGAAGCTCAAACCGACGGATTCCGTGCTCAAGGTCGCGGTGGGCGATCCTGCACCGGACTTCGAGTTGCCAGGCCTGGACGGGAACAAGGTGCGCCTGAGCGACTACCGGGGCAAAAAGAACGTGGTCATTTCCTTTGTCCCGGCCGCGTGGACCCCGGTCTGCTCCGACCAATGGCCGGGCTACAACCTCGCCCTGGAACTGTTTCACGGCAACAATGCCGAACTCTTGGGCATCAGCGCGGACAACACCCCGAGTCAGGCCGCCTGGGCAACGGCCATGCATGGCCTGGACTTTCCTGTACTGTCGGATTTCTGGCCTCATGGTGCGGCGGCGGCCAGTTATGGCGTGCTTCGGTCCGACGGTATGACCGAACGCGCCCTGTTCATCATCGATACAAAAGGGATCATCCGTTTCATTGATGTCCACGACATCAACATGCGTCCCGATCTGGGCGTATTGATTCACGAATTGGAAAAACTCGGCAAATAA
- a CDS encoding response regulator: MKKKVLVIDDEQPTLKMFSLLLAAYGYEVLTAENGQEGVDTFKRESPGLVLTDIKMPVMDGIEALKAIKKLDPYTEVIVITGHGDMDLAIQALNLDATDFINKPLQREALEKALTRAEERMSITKNEEGQVVLEERTRAAVIGVRGNVTAMTMTRLTETFVQAVALKKDVILIDFEKNASINGAGITGLTKLIKEYQTANIRIILAGLSSNFKAVFETLGITKLVEMFDTEEEALTAQ; the protein is encoded by the coding sequence ATGAAGAAAAAAGTACTGGTCATAGACGACGAACAGCCTACATTGAAGATGTTCTCCCTCCTGCTCGCCGCATACGGCTATGAGGTCCTGACTGCGGAGAACGGCCAGGAAGGCGTCGATACGTTCAAACGGGAGTCTCCTGGTCTTGTGCTGACCGACATAAAAATGCCGGTCATGGACGGTATCGAAGCGCTCAAGGCAATCAAAAAACTTGATCCTTACACGGAAGTCATCGTCATTACCGGCCACGGCGACATGGACCTGGCCATCCAGGCCCTGAACCTGGATGCCACGGATTTCATCAACAAGCCGTTGCAGCGCGAAGCCCTGGAAAAGGCCCTGACCCGCGCCGAAGAGCGGATGTCCATCACCAAGAACGAAGAAGGGCAGGTGGTGCTAGAAGAGCGAACCAGAGCTGCGGTCATCGGCGTGCGCGGCAACGTCACGGCCATGACCATGACCCGCCTGACGGAAACCTTTGTCCAGGCTGTGGCCCTGAAGAAAGACGTCATCCTCATCGATTTCGAAAAGAATGCCTCCATCAACGGGGCGGGCATCACAGGCCTGACCAAACTGATCAAGGAATATCAGACCGCAAATATCCGCATTATCCTTGCCGGCCTGTCCAGCAATTTCAAGGCGGTATTCGAGACCCTGGGCATAACCAAGCTCGTGGAAATGTTCGACACTGAAGAGGAAGCCCTGACCGCCCAATAG